GTGGATCCTTTTTTGGTCGAAGCTCTCCAGAATCCTCGTCATCGTCTCACCAGTTAGTCAATTTTTCTCCCAAACCCACGATTcaatttcactttctctccaatTGGTTGATCTGATTTTGTTAATTAGTTTTCTAGGGTTTGATTGAATTTGGGGGAATTATGAGTTTCTCTCTAAAAATCGATCCTTTGTTCGGTTAGTTTAGTTCATTGGTGATTTGGGTTTGATTGAATTCGAACTTTCTCTGATTCTCGATCCTTTGCTCGGTTGGTTTGATTCATGGtgattagggtttgggtttcgtGCTTGACGATTAGGAATCAATTAAAGCTCTAATTTTCATTACCTTTCGTTTGATTTGGTTTATCTCTAAGCTCAATTAACGTATACAAGCAAGCACCTTGTCCTCATACCTCaacgctttttttttttcatttccaaAAATGTTTAGTTTCTGTATCTGGAAAGATTCTCTTTACATGTTGGTTGATGGGTTTTCGAAAAGTTTGCCTCTTTTGTTTATGTGTTTGTGCTTTGTAGTTTTGCGGATGGAGCTTGATATACAAAAGTTCTTTCAAAACCCTGATCAGCTTCAGTTCGAGTTCTCTCCTTTCCCAACCTCTTACCTGCGTCTCGCCGCACATCGAGTTGCTCAGCACTATGGACTAGTGACCATGGCTTTGGACAACGGTGGTGGCGCAGTAGATGGATCCGACAACAGAATCCTTGTGACCAAAACAGCGGAGAGCAGGTTTCCTCACGTCTGCTTATCCGAAATCCCTGTTAAGCAACCCGAGAACGGTAGGCCCGAGGGTGGTTTCAAGATTGCGATCAAGGCGAGGCCCAAGAGAGGATCTGGCTCCGGAGGTAGCGGATCAGGAGTGCAGCAGAATCTTCAGAGAAGTGTCGAGGAGAGGAAAGAAGAGTATGATAAGGCCAGAGCTCGGATCTTTAACAGCCCTGGTAGTTCCGACTCTGAAGATTCTTCATCGTTAcgagctcctcctcctcctcctgaagTGAAAAACACAAGTGTAAACCGCAGTGAGGCTGAGGTGGCGGTGAGTAATAATTCTCCTGATGCTGGTGGTTCTCGAGAATCTGGAAGGACTTCTGTAGCCATTATcagagatagagagaaagatCGATATGATCCTGATTATGACAGGAGCTATGACAGGTATGTCGTGGATCCCGCATACAGGTACACTTTCTTTGATCTCTTATAAAACTTCTGACATTCATTCAACAACACTAAGCTCCTTTTGCGAAATGTAAAGGTCCTTTGTTCTTGTGTGTAATAGGTACGTTAGGGTTATGCCGTCTGGCCAAAGCTTTAATCCGATGCCAATGCACATTCCCTTTCACGATGGAGGTTTCCCGCAGATGCCAAGAGGTCATCAAGCTAATCTAAACTACGGTCATCCGTTTAATCCTGCCATG
This region of Brassica napus cultivar Da-Ae chromosome C5, Da-Ae, whole genome shotgun sequence genomic DNA includes:
- the BNAC05G42300D gene encoding uncharacterized protein BNAC05G42300D (The sequence of the model RefSeq protein was modified relative to this genomic sequence to represent the inferred CDS: added 26 bases not found in genome assembly); translated protein: MAAAAAAAAMTEKEAMVDPFLVEALQNPRHRLTILRMELDIQKFFQNPDQLQFEFSPFPTSYLRLAAHRVAQHYGLVTMALDNGGGAVDGSDNRILVTKTAESRFPHVCLSEIPVKQPENGRPEGGFKIAIKARPKRGSGSGGSGSGVQQNLQRSVEERKEEYDKARARIFNSPGSSDSEDSSSLRAPPPPPEVKNTSVNRSEAEVAVSNNSPDAGGSRESGRTSVAIIRDREKDRYDPDYDRSYDRYVVDPAYRYVRVMPSGQSFNPMPMHIPFHDGGFPQMPRGHQANLNYGHPFNPAMSPFINNPAAYTPWPNSPAMNYAHSLNGPDTNLFRHPSASNP